One Silene latifolia isolate original U9 population chromosome 4, ASM4854445v1, whole genome shotgun sequence DNA segment encodes these proteins:
- the LOC141651877 gene encoding uncharacterized protein LOC141651877: MATMDPTDPLYLHPAESTHPVVVDTKLTGIENYMEWKRQMEIAICSKRKVGFLTGVVKRPTNDPYREAAWDTCNCLLISWIIHNVDLPIKRSVMYSKTAKEIWDYLQTQFSVSNGARKFRLNKDLEELVQGDKSICEYFTELRILWQSLEIMMDWPPVTQVTSEINAWLDAQLKEQNERKLFQFLNALHPSYATMRSHILMMNPLPTVEEAAAIFQHEEAQRNNYKSTDMEKLEVDNFAFYAADQKENETAPTCPACTRKGHVKNQCWKIIGYPDEPPCIQEIS; the protein is encoded by the coding sequence ATGGCCACCATGGATCCTACTGACCCTCTATATCTGCACCCTGCAGAGAGCACTCATCCAGTAGTTGTTGATACTAAGTTAACTGGTATCGAGAACTATATGGAATGGAAAAGGCAAATGGAGATAGCCATTTGCTCTAAGAGGAAAGTGGGATTCCTAACTGGAGTGGTAAAGAGGCCCACAAATGATCCATACAGAGAGGCAGCTTGGGACACCTGCAACTGCCTCCTCATCTCATGGATCATACACAATGTGGATCTGCCTATAAAGAGATCAGTCATGTACTCCAAGACAGCAAAGGAAATATGGGATTACCTCCAAACTCAATTCTCTGTGAGTAATGGGGCAAGGAAGTTCAGGCTCAACAAAGATCTTGAGGAGCTTGTTCAAGGTGACAAATCCATCTGTGAATATTTCACAGAGCTTAGGATCTTATGGCAAAGCCTTGAAATCATGATGGATTGGCCACCTGTTACCCAAGTCACCTCTGAGATAAATGCTTGGTTGGATGCTCAACTGAAAGAGCAAAATGAAAGAAAGTTGTTTCAATTCCTCAATGCGCTACATCCTTCTTATGCTACCATGAGAAGCCATATCCTCATGATGAATCCTCTTCCAACTGTGGAGGAAGCTGCTGCAATCTTTCAACATGAAGAGGCTCAGAGAAATAACTACAAGAGCACAGACATGGAGAAGCTGGAAGTTGACAACTTTGCCTTTTATGCTGCTGACCAGAAGGAAAATGAAACTGCACCAACTTGTCCTGCCTGCACAAGGAAAGGACATGTCAAAAATCAATGTTGGAAAATAATTGGCTACCCTGATGAACCACCCTGTATCCAAGAGATTTCCTGA
- the LOC141653729 gene encoding putative F-box protein At1g47790, whose protein sequence is MSDLSLTSPEIPLKIESLWPEILKRVPVSQLGICMCVSKKWYSLITSPVFISSHIKFISQTSCNLFLLRSFTKKNPQKNPKEFYYICSDTDAATVQTLETLTLKTFICPFKTRNGLQFRMVGSVNGVIYLSDDYFSTRYTFILWNPLVNCFIHLPKPRACFDLIGPYMTASGFGYDSVNDDFKVIRIVYPQRSDGLDETPPRAELYSVNEGKWRWVSGDNVHYCTFDKEWKQCFLKGSVHWVAYERFGEENNASHKSNLLLLFNVEKEKFMMMKLPLELREVCPLGLLISECQGMLCVNHYEMTEMVIGELAHYNLWVKKEYNKFTSWIKVASVDIRHSVVHEAIYLKNNGELLAASKSRHLLSYDPKTSKVVVLALGHPALYEACSFVESLAFLNKDCKNMRRFLLEEDENGSSDDEELSPEKLQSSKIGKLCSYLNQMDKFRRQF, encoded by the exons atgtcAGATTTATCACTAACTTCACCGGAGATTCCCCTGAAGATAGAATCTTTATGGCCGGAGATTCTTAAACGAGTTCCAGTGAGTCAACTCGGTATCTGCATGTGTGTTTCCAAGAAATGGTATTCCCTTATAACTTCCCCTGTTTTCATTTCTTCCCATATTAAGTTTATTTCACAAACAAGTTGCAATCTTTTTCTTCTCAGAAGCTTCACTAAGAAAAACCCACAAAAAAACCCTAAAGAATTCTACTACATTTGCTCTGATACTGATGCTGCAACGGTGCAAACCCtagaaaccctaaccctaaaGACCTTTATCTGCCCTTTTAAGACTAGAAATGGGTTACAGTTTAGGATGGTTGGTTCTGTTAATGGGGTGATTTACTTATCTGATGACTACTTTAGTACCCGGTATACTTTTATTCTGTGGAACCCTTTGGTCAATTGTTTTATCCACCTTCCTAAGCCTAGAGCCTGTTTCGACCTAATCGGGCCATATATGACTGCTTCCGGTTTTGGATATGATAGTGTTAATGATGACTTTAAGGTTATTAGGATTGTGTACCCCCAAAGAAGTGATGGGTTGGATGAGACCCCACCTCGGGCAGAGTTGTACTCAGTTAATGAAGGAAAATGGAGGTGGGTTTCCGGGGATAATGTCCATTATTGTACCTTTGATAAGGAATGGAAGCAATGCTTTCTAAAGGGGAGTGTTCATTGGGTTGCCTATGAGAGGTTTGGGGAGGAGAATAATGCTAGTCATAAGAGTAATTTGTTGCTTTTGTTTAATGTTGAGAAGGAGAAGTTTATGATGATGAAATTGCCTTTGGAATTGAGGGAGGTTTGTCCTTTAGGTCTATTGATCTCGGAATGTCAAGGGATGTTGTGTGTGAATCACTATGAAATGACTGAGATGGTGATTGGAGAATTAGCGCATTATAATCTCTGGGTTAAGAAGGAGTATAATAAGTTCACGTCTTGGATTAAGGTTGCTAGTGTTGATATTCGGCATAGTGTAGTACATGAGGCTATTTACTTGAAGAACAATGGTGAGTTGCTTGCTGCTAGTAAGAGTCGCCACCTTCTATCTTATGATCCCAAGACCAGCAAAGTGGTGGTGCTTGCATTAGGCCATCCTGCCCTCTACGAGGCGTGCTCTTTTGTCGAGAGTCTGGCATTTCTGAACAAGGACTGTAAGAATATGAG GAGATTTCTGCTGGAGGAAGATGAGAATGGCAGCAGCGATGATGAGGAACTTTCACCTGAAAAACTTCAATCTTC AAAAATAGGGAAATTATGTTCTTACCTGAATCAAATGGACAAGTTCCGTCGACAGTTCTAG